In a genomic window of Ignavibacteria bacterium:
- a CDS encoding DUF4397 domain-containing protein → MSARFIALLSVLVLGCIPGAAQLSLITFLNNSPDPQLRTADLYVTQAGTTTKIDDIAFQAADNLNSVAIFGDIEVTFAVAPGSSINAGEAIVDYTFTPGADKGYMAMVNGLKNTAGYVANPNGKNIGLSIMAFEVQASVADPNKTGVYFVHGATDLETGDLYIRGASKATIAGFGYTDKSSTPTVVDRKSTTIDFTKSGDKTKVLASFGVDFSSLASAVVVSVISAFRTPEDNAGSTDTLALLSVLEDGRVVKSPLIAGPQTSRIQIIHNAPDPTLQVVDIYVNGVKTLDNFNFRKASPFQTLPANTPVVIGFAPFSSTAYKDTIKTVTLDPLRPGRSYHLIATGVVDTSKYQHNPDGRPFALTVSVLEGALETSSETGKTAVRVGHYSSDSPQITVKNASVTLGSNLGYGDASPQYALVTPAIDTAWIYDLDNKKVRGYVCDFRGNNKAVLLLASGFAKPDSNQNGPSFKLILVDVGGGVNTNLAEVEPGTVSVDDENGLTSTWTIGPNPSSDFLTVNVPLAPGIAPDDCSAELISASGSIVYKGAMTLNGTMLSASISVSPLSIGTYQLRVISASGTIIGSTGLVVTR, encoded by the coding sequence ATGTCGGCCCGTTTCATTGCCCTCCTGTCAGTACTCGTTCTTGGATGTATTCCAGGAGCAGCCCAACTTTCATTGATCACCTTCCTGAATAACAGCCCGGACCCGCAGCTGCGGACCGCCGATCTCTATGTTACCCAGGCTGGGACGACTACGAAGATCGATGACATCGCATTCCAAGCTGCAGACAATCTCAATTCCGTTGCCATCTTCGGCGACATCGAGGTAACATTTGCCGTGGCTCCCGGAAGCAGCATCAATGCGGGTGAGGCCATCGTTGACTACACGTTCACTCCAGGTGCCGATAAGGGCTATATGGCAATGGTCAACGGCCTGAAGAACACCGCAGGATATGTTGCGAACCCGAATGGGAAGAACATTGGCCTCTCGATCATGGCATTTGAAGTTCAGGCATCGGTTGCTGACCCTAACAAGACGGGTGTGTACTTCGTCCACGGCGCCACTGATCTCGAAACCGGCGACCTGTACATTCGCGGTGCAAGTAAGGCCACGATCGCAGGCTTTGGGTACACAGATAAGAGCTCCACTCCAACGGTTGTGGACCGTAAGTCAACAACGATCGACTTCACAAAGAGTGGCGACAAAACAAAGGTGCTTGCTTCATTTGGTGTTGACTTCTCTTCCCTCGCAAGTGCAGTGGTGGTCTCCGTCATCAGTGCATTTAGAACTCCTGAAGACAACGCCGGGAGCACTGATACACTCGCTCTTCTGTCTGTCCTCGAGGACGGACGTGTTGTGAAGTCGCCCCTTATCGCCGGCCCTCAAACGAGTCGCATTCAGATCATCCATAATGCTCCAGACCCAACACTCCAGGTTGTTGACATCTATGTGAATGGTGTAAAGACTCTCGACAACTTCAACTTCCGCAAGGCCAGTCCATTCCAGACCCTTCCTGCGAACACACCGGTTGTGATCGGATTTGCGCCGTTTTCGTCAACTGCATACAAGGACACGATCAAGACCGTCACGCTTGATCCACTTCGTCCGGGACGCAGCTACCATCTCATTGCTACCGGTGTGGTGGACACATCTAAGTACCAGCACAACCCGGACGGTCGCCCGTTCGCCCTCACCGTCAGCGTTCTCGAAGGCGCTCTTGAGACATCAAGCGAAACCGGGAAGACAGCCGTTCGTGTAGGTCATTATTCCTCAGACAGCCCTCAGATCACGGTAAAGAACGCTTCGGTGACGCTTGGATCCAACCTCGGGTATGGCGATGCGTCTCCCCAATACGCCCTGGTTACTCCGGCCATTGATACTGCATGGATCTATGATCTCGACAACAAGAAGGTTCGTGGTTACGTTTGTGACTTTCGCGGGAACAACAAGGCCGTCCTTCTTCTAGCTTCCGGTTTTGCCAAGCCAGACTCAAACCAAAACGGTCCCTCGTTCAAGCTCATATTGGTTGATGTCGGTGGTGGCGTCAACACTAATCTCGCTGAGGTTGAGCCCGGAACGGTGTCTGTGGACGATGAGAACGGCCTAACATCAACGTGGACCATCGGCCCTAATCCGTCCTCGGACTTCCTTACCGTCAATGTCCCATTGGCACCTGGAATTGCGCCCGATGACTGTTCCGCAGAGCTCATCAGTGCCTCCGGAAGCATCGTCTACAAGGGTGCGATGA